The Populus alba chromosome 13, ASM523922v2, whole genome shotgun sequence genome contains the following window.
TGTAAACTATATTTAGTGGACCTCTACACCTTCCAATAATATTATACATACATCCTAAGTAtagaaatggttttttttttttttaaatagtacaTGCATATTTTGCTTGCTTTAATATGAAATCAAGAGTGGTCGTGTGACACGTGTAGAATTGAAAGGAAACCTTCTTGTGACatgaaaatttacttttttaccCTTGAATCAATTACTTCAATGCCACTACAATTATTACAACAAAAGTGATATTCCATAGCACGAACatctttataaatattatcaagttaATGCAAAGAGTTCAagataggaaaagaaaaggggagaacTATATTCTTTCAacctaaactcttattttcataTGGGTTATGTCCctatatatataagtaaatGAAGCTGTTACTTTCTTTGGTAACTTCTCTAAATGCTTGGATCAAGCTCATCCCTCATGGGCGACCAGGCCTAGCCTAATAACCAACATCTCTCACTCGCCCGTGAATGACTGAATCTATCTAATACATTATATTTCAATCTTGCACAAGAATTTCATACTTGATGAACAGACCGTGCGACCTGAAGCATATAGTGAACGAAGCTCTCTAATAAATAAACCTAATACAGGCCATATAGGAGACATCAAcctcataattaattattccttAAAGTGTAGTAATATACCCCAAGTATTTTTAGTTACACATGACTCAATATAATTCAATCACTCAAGAATTTTATACTCAACCCATTCTTACAATTACAAGCATTCTAAATGATATCAAATTTATTCAAGTAATAAGATCTCGAATTGTGAATACAAGTAACATGTATAgaactaaaattactttttcttttgCACTCATATCAATCAGATATGAATTAACTGGTCTTCCTAAGAGCATTCTTTTAAGTCGAATCATTCCATGACCATAGGATATACTCCTAAAGTAGCAATTATTTATACCTCacctcttgaaatactaaaaaGTCACAAAGGGTAAGATTTTGACGTCTTAGATATGATCTTAGATAAGTCGAATCTTCGATGACCAAACGGTCTTGAATTTgaatccccatttatttgaagaaaattaaacacaatataatatgagtctgtgtaagtttcaagctcaaagggCTTTCATTTTAGGGAgtgtattataaaataatataaattatatcttgaaatctcacctaacagcttaagctattaggttgaaATGGTTATTTGACAATCATATAAATCACATCTTACGTACTATTCTTTTCTAGCTTTCACCCTTATTTCTCAAAAGAAACACAACTTGTCGTGCCCAAAGGCATCACTGAAAATACTTTGTTAGGTACACTTGGGGTGCACCTATAAATTTGAATCCATTTTTgaattaacaataaattttgTGTGTCCTATCCgaaaaaagctaaaaagaaggggtgatcattttcggaccagttcggttttttagagtaaaaaccggttcaaaccagtTTGGCTCGGTTATACGGTTCGGGTTCGGTTTTTTatgtttcaggcttataaaaccaaaaccgaactagttatttttttcaaaattgtaatCGGTTGAATAGGTTTTTTTTCACGATTcagtttttcaattatttttttttggtttcatcgGTTTATTGATCGCCCCTactaaaaaggaagaaaatagaaGCTTTGAATTAACAAATAGTAGTGCTAAATATGGAGCTTAAAACAGGCAATCCAGCTCTTTATTAAGTGACAACAAATGGAAAAGATAACAAACACAATCAATATATATGGTATGCTGCAACATTGCCTCCAGTCAGCTTATATTAccagtaggattttcttctaGTTGTTGTCGTACCAGAACTGCTTCTGAAGATGGTCCACTATATTCTTGTCCACTTGGAAGGCCTTGGCGAGAACATCAGATCTAATAGGTGGAGTGGATCCGAAGACTGCATTTGCGATTGTGATTACACCAGGGTTTTGGCTGCTCAAGGCACCAATGGCCGAAGCTTTGGTTTTCCCCACATTGAATTGGAAGTGAATGAGTCCAACTGGGAACACGAAAACATCTCCTGGGTTTAGGACTTTGGTGATGAGACGATTATCAGGGTTCGATGTGACAAAGCCAACATAGAGAGTTCCCTCCAGGACAGTTAGGATCTCCGTGGCACGAGGGTGAGTGTGTGGCGGGTTTAGGCCACCGTATGGTGCAAAATCAATGCGAACCAGCGATATTCCAAGAGTATTGAGCCCTGGAATTTGAGCAACATTAGCAGGAGTGACCACCGAGCCAACTGGATTGGAGGTGTTTCTGGCAATGTTGAGCCCAGGAAAGAAGAAATCATTCGCTGTGGCAAGCTTTGGGTCCTTGCAGAATTTCCCATTCACGAACACTGCATGAAAGAGTTTATGTTAGCATCAAGTTCTTCgtacaaatcaaaagaaagcaatGTCGCATGCAGATAATTCATCAGAAAAGcttgttaagaaaaaacatgaacttcAGATAGGAACATAGCATACCACCATCCTTGGTATCATTGATGGCTACACAAAAGTCCTGTAGAGGACTAGGGTCGGAGGCAAAGGCAAGTGAGGCAGCGAAAGCCAGAAAGACAAAAG
Protein-coding sequences here:
- the LOC118036450 gene encoding putative germin-like protein 2-1 — translated: MKGVHFLATFVFLAFAASLAFASDPSPLQDFCVAINDTKDGVFVNGKFCKDPKLATANDFFFPGLNIARNTSNPVGSVVTPANVAQIPGLNTLGISLVRIDFAPYGGLNPPHTHPRATEILTVLEGTLYVGFVTSNPDNRLITKVLNPGDVFVFPVGLIHFQFNVGKTKASAIGALSSQNPGVITIANAVFGSTPPIRSDVLAKAFQVDKNIVDHLQKQFWYDNN